The sequence below is a genomic window from bacterium.
AGCGTCGCTGGTCGTGGTCCTTCGCGTTCATCGTCGCCTCGATACCGGTCCTGCTCTACGGCGGTCAGCTCATCTTCCGGCTGGCATACTACGGTGAATGGGTGCCGAACTCGGCCCTGGTCAAATACTCGCCCTCCCTGCACCATCTTATCGGCGGATTCGAATACGTGGGGGAAGGTATACTCGCACTGTCTCCCGCGTCGTTCATCGCGCTGACCTTCCTCGGCGTCGGGGCGTTCCACCCCAGGAGCCGGGAGCGCTTCCTCCCCCTGGCGATGCTGACGCTGCTGTGGCTGGGCTACGTGATCGTGATAGGGGGAGACGTTTTCCCCGCCTTTCGGCATTTCATCCCCGTCATCGTGGTTATGAGCTACGCCCTCGCCGAGGGGACGGCCCTGGCGTGGGAAAAGCTGGACGGCGGAATCCTGAAGCGGGGCGTCCTCCTCGCGGGCATGGCCGTCATCGTGGTTCTCACCTTTCTCCTTCAGTTCGATAACCCGCAGAGCGAGAGAGCCGTCGAGGAGCGTTGGGAGTGGGATGGAAGGGCGTTGGGCGTCACCCTCAGGGAGGCTTTTTCCGAGCAACGTCCCCTGCTAGCCGTGACGGTCGCCGGTTGTCTTCCGTACTGGTCGGAGCTGCCCTGTCTGGATATGCTCGGCCTCAACGACTACTATCTGCCGCGTCACAAACCCGAAGATATGGGTGAGGGTTACATCGGGCATGAGCTCGGCGATACCGCTTACGTCCTGAAAAGGGCTCCCGACCTCATCGTCTTTCACGTGGGCTCCGAACCTGCTTATCGCTATGGGGACGAGCTGTCCGCCAGCCGGGAGTTCCACCTGGAATACGCAAAGATGCAGGTGCGGACGGCGGTGCGCCCGATTTACACCGCTCTGGTCTGGTTCAGGGTCAATAGCGAGAGGATCGGATACGACCGAAGCGGAGACGGGCTGACGATTCCCGCCTACCTGATGAACGCTTTCGAGCAGACGACCGCCTTCCTCTACGACGGCCGCCTGGTCGTGGGAGTCAAGGCGGGTCGTCCCGCCGGCGTCGCCGTGGACCGCGTGCCGCACGTACGCGACATAGAGGTGGTCAGCCCGTATGCGGGGCTCATCGAGTGCGAGATCGAGCGCGTGGGCAACGGTGTGCTGATCGTCCTGACGACGGAAAGCGAAACCCTGCTGCCCGTCGAGGCGGTCATCGTAAAGATGTAGGGTGTGACGTCTACGCCCCGCCGCGTTTTATTCGATGATTGCGACGACGTAGGGGCGGGTGTCCACACCCGCCCGCCCCTCTCCCCCGCCCTCCCCCCATAGGGGGGAGGGGGTATGCGGCAGCCCTCACCCCCATCCCCGTCGGCACGCCGCTCCCGGAGGGAGAGGGGGGCCGCGGGCCGACCTGAACGGCGCGCCGTCGGTCGGCCCCTACGAGGTTGACGACCGACATGTAATGTAGGGCGGGGAATCCTATCCCCGCCGCGTTTTACCCCTCACCCTAGCCCTCTCCCCAGAGGGGAGAGGGGACCGCTGCACCCCCCTCCCCGGCCCGTAGGCGAGCCTCCCCCACGGGGAGAGGGTGAACGCGGCGGCCCGCAGGGGATGCATCCCACGGGGCCGCCCTACATCGAGCGTCAGAAAATCTCTCCCGGTCGCCGGGTTACGGCAGCTCGGCCACCGGCTGGAACACGTTGCCCGCCAGGCGGTACAGGTCGCCCCCGGCGTTGAACGCGTACACGATCCAGTCGTCCAGGTCGGGCTCGTAGAAGGCGCTCACGTCGTAGGGCCCGCCGCCGGGAATCTGGTCCACGCCGACGAACTCGCCCCCCTGGAGCTGGTGGAGCATGCCCGAGTCGTTGACGGCGTAGACTATCCAGTCGTCGGCCTCGGGGTCGTAGAAGGCGCTCACGTCGTAGGGCCCGCCGCCGGGCATCTGGGTCACCTTGTCGAAACTGTCGCCGTGCAGCATGTAGAGTCCGCCGGAATCGGCGAGCGCGTACACGATCCAGTCGTCGAGCTCGGGGTCGTAGAAGGCGGATACCTGGGGCACGGCGAGGACGGCTACGGCCGTCAGGCACAGGATTATAGCGGTCTTCTTCACCAAAACCTCCTCATGGAAAGTCAATCGGTTCGGCTCGTCGGGTTAGTGTAGCACACCGGGATTGTCGGGGGACAGGGGCGCCCCGGTTGTGCTACCATCTGAGGGATTAAAATTATCAAACCTCCCGATTAAAGGAGCGAGGTGGGCGCTCAAGGGTCCAAGAAGGCCGGGCGGAAGGCGCTGGTGACCCTCGCCGTGGCGGCGGCGGCCGTCGTCCTGGCCTTCCTCTTGAATCTGACCGCCTTCTTCGAGGACTTCGAGCTCTCGACGATGCGGGCCCGCGTGCGTGCCCGGGGCAAGTGCTACGAGGGCGCCGAGAACCCCGGCGCCAAGGTCCCCGGAATCGCCATCATAGACGTGGACGAACGCAGCCTCCTGCCCCCCGACCAGGAGGGGCTGGGCCGCTACCCCGACTGGACCCGGGAGTACTACGCCCAGGTGGTGGACCTGGTGGCCAAGGCCGAGCCGGCGGCGTTGGTCTTCGACATCCACTTCTTCGAGTCGGCGGGCAACCCCGACTACCCCCGGATAAACCGCAGGTTCCTGGAGGGAGCGGGCTCGGTGGAGGAGGTCGCCGGCTGGCTGACCTCCCATTCCGAGGACGATGTCTTCGCCGGGTCCGTGGCCCGGGCGGGGGACGTCATCCTGGGCATCTCCGCCGTGGACTTCTCCGCCGAGGAGCAGGTGCGCGATGTCTCCGGCAACCCCTTCATCGCGCGCGCCCTGAAGCTCCCGGCCGAGGTGGCGCGGAACCTCCACTACTTCGCCGGCTGGTTGCCGCCCATCCCCGAGCTGTCCGAAGCCGCCCGCATGCTGGGGCACACCAAGATGCCCCCCTACGACGAGATAATCTGGCGGGTGCCGCTTTTGATCTCCGCCGAGGGCCCCCGGGCCGGGGAGGTCCTCGTCTTCCCGAGCCTCTCCCTGGCGGCGGTGGCGCAGGCCCTGGGCGTCCCCCTGGACGAAATCGGCTTCGACCCCGACGTGGGCGTCCTTCTGGGCGATTCAAAAATCATCCCCACCACCCCCCAGGCCGAGCTTTTGGTCAACTACCTCGGCCCGCCGGGGCAGGGTCCCGACGGGACCTTCAACTACTACTCCTTCACCGACATCGAGTACCTGGCCGTGCGCGGCGACATGTCCCCCGAGCAGAAAGCCGTCCAGGCCTACGACAACTTCCACGGCAAGGTCGTCCTCATCGGCGGCACCGCCGAGGGCCTCTTCGACTTCATCTCCAGCCCCTTCTCCAACACGCACCCGGGGCTCGAGATCCACGCCACCGCCATCGCCAACATGCTCGGGGACGACTACCTCGAGCGCCTGGACCCGGGCCCGGCCCTGGGGATTTTCATCCTCCTCACCCTGGGGGTGGGCTTCCTGGTGGCCTACCTGCGGTGGTGGGTGGCGATCCCCTTGTCCCTGGTCCTCCTGGGCGGCTACATCTTCGGCGCCTTCTGGATATTCTCCGCCCACGGCCTATGGCTGGAGATAGTCCGGCCCGGCTCGGGCATCCTGTTGGCCCTGGTCACCGTCGTCGGCTTCAACTACGTCACCGAGCAGCGGGCCAAGCGCAAGATAAAGGACACCTTCCAGCACTACGTCTCGCCCGCCGTGGTGGAGCAGATGATAGACAACCCCGACCTGTTGAGGCTGGGGGGCGATAAGCTGGACCTCACCGTCATCTTCACCGACGTCAAGGGCTTCACGCGCATCTCCGAGCAGATGGAGCCGACGGACCTGGTACACCTGATGAACGACTACCTGACCCCCATGGCGGACATCATCCTGGACAACCGGGGGACGGTGGACAAGTTCATCGGCGACGCGGTGATGGGCATCTTCGGGGCGCCGGTGCCCGTGGAGCACCACGCCGACGCCGCCTGCCACACCGCCCTGGAAATGCTCGCCAAGCTCGGGGAGCTCAACGCGGGGTGGAAGCCCCAGGGCCTGCCGCACATGTCCATGCGCATCGGCATCAACTCCGGCCCTATGGTGGTCGGGAACATGGGCTCCC
It includes:
- a CDS encoding adenylate/guanylate cyclase domain-containing protein; protein product: MGAQGSKKAGRKALVTLAVAAAAVVLAFLLNLTAFFEDFELSTMRARVRARGKCYEGAENPGAKVPGIAIIDVDERSLLPPDQEGLGRYPDWTREYYAQVVDLVAKAEPAALVFDIHFFESAGNPDYPRINRRFLEGAGSVEEVAGWLTSHSEDDVFAGSVARAGDVILGISAVDFSAEEQVRDVSGNPFIARALKLPAEVARNLHYFAGWLPPIPELSEAARMLGHTKMPPYDEIIWRVPLLISAEGPRAGEVLVFPSLSLAAVAQALGVPLDEIGFDPDVGVLLGDSKIIPTTPQAELLVNYLGPPGQGPDGTFNYYSFTDIEYLAVRGDMSPEQKAVQAYDNFHGKVVLIGGTAEGLFDFISSPFSNTHPGLEIHATAIANMLGDDYLERLDPGPALGIFILLTLGVGFLVAYLRWWVAIPLSLVLLGGYIFGAFWIFSAHGLWLEIVRPGSGILLALVTVVGFNYVTEQRAKRKIKDTFQHYVSPAVVEQMIDNPDLLRLGGDKLDLTVIFTDVKGFTRISEQMEPTDLVHLMNDYLTPMADIILDNRGTVDKFIGDAVMGIFGAPVPVEHHADAACHTALEMLAKLGELNAGWKPQGLPHMSMRIGINSGPMVVGNMGSHTRFDYTVMGDNVNLGARLEPLNKVFSTQVICSEFTRKRLVDRFVLRSLGSFRVMGKTEPVVCYELLGIGTPKPEVEELLSGFDRGLELWAGREFGAAFEQFERLVARFPQDGPTAYYASLCRELAAFDPGDDWQPIHTMLFK